The following proteins are co-located in the Acinetobacter shaoyimingii genome:
- a CDS encoding bifunctional aconitate hydratase 2/2-methylisocitrate dehydratase, which translates to MLEAYRQHVEERAALGVPPKPLDDVQTAALVELLKNPPAGEEAFLVDLLENRVPAGVDQAAYVKAAFLAALAKGEATSPLVSKERAVYLLGTMLGGYNVAPLVELLDNAELAELAAEALKKTLLVFDAFHDVADKAKSGNKNAQAVLQSWADAEWFTSRPDVPSEIKLTVFKVTGETNTDDLSPAQDAWSRPDIPLHANAMLKNERDGINPEKPGEVGPLSQIKALVAKGNQVAYVGDVVGTGSSRKSATNSVLWFFGDEIAHIPNKKDGGYCLGSKIAPIFFNTMEDAGALPIEIDVANMNMGDEIVLKIDHAAAKVSASKDGAVIAEADLKTPVLLDEVRAGGRINLIVGRGLTTKAREELGLAPSTLFRTPVQPAATGKGFTQAQKMVGRACGLPEGQGVLPGTYCEPKMTTVGSQDTTGPMTRDELKDLACLGFSADLVMQSFCHTAAYPKPVDVQMQHTLPDFIMNRGGVSLRPGDGIIHSWLNRMLLPDTVGTGGDSHTRFPIGISFPAGSGLVAFAAATGVMPLDMPESVLVKFKGKMQPGITLRDLVHAIPYVAIQQGDLTVEKKGKKNIFSGRILEIDLTEMETDLTVEQAFELSDASAERSAAGCSITLSEEKVAEYLRSNITMLKWMISEGYGDARTMARRVENMEKWLANPSLIKADPDAEYTKVYEIDLATITEPVLCCPNDPDDAKLLSDVQGVKIDEVFVGSCMTNIGHFRATGKLLEKVPGGVLSTRLWIAPPTRMDERQLMEEGFYNIYGKAGARTEMPGCSLCMGNQARVAPNTTCVSTSTRNFPNRLGQGANVYLASAELASVAAVLGKLPSPEEYQQYAAQIDSMSGDIYQYMNFDKMGDYTDAAKDVDTKKIAAAQLS; encoded by the coding sequence GTGCTAGAAGCTTACCGCCAACACGTTGAAGAACGTGCCGCACTCGGAGTCCCACCGAAGCCACTTGATGATGTTCAAACAGCTGCACTCGTTGAATTATTAAAAAATCCACCAGCAGGCGAAGAAGCATTCTTAGTTGATTTGCTTGAAAACCGTGTACCTGCAGGTGTTGACCAGGCTGCATATGTAAAAGCTGCTTTCTTAGCTGCATTGGCAAAAGGCGAAGCGACTTCACCATTAGTTTCTAAAGAACGTGCGGTTTACTTACTAGGTACTATGCTTGGTGGTTATAACGTTGCTCCTTTAGTTGAACTTCTTGACAACGCAGAGCTTGCTGAACTCGCTGCTGAAGCATTGAAAAAGACTTTACTTGTATTTGATGCGTTCCATGACGTTGCTGATAAAGCAAAATCTGGTAACAAAAACGCTCAAGCAGTTCTTCAATCTTGGGCTGATGCTGAATGGTTTACAAGCCGTCCAGATGTTCCATCTGAAATCAAATTGACTGTTTTCAAAGTTACTGGCGAAACAAATACAGATGACTTGTCTCCAGCTCAAGACGCTTGGAGCCGTCCAGATATTCCATTGCACGCAAATGCAATGCTTAAAAACGAACGTGATGGTATCAACCCTGAAAAACCAGGTGAAGTTGGTCCATTAAGCCAAATTAAAGCATTAGTTGCGAAAGGCAACCAAGTTGCTTACGTAGGTGACGTTGTTGGTACAGGTTCATCTCGTAAATCTGCAACGAACTCTGTTCTTTGGTTCTTTGGTGATGAGATTGCTCACATCCCGAACAAAAAAGACGGTGGTTATTGCTTAGGTTCTAAAATTGCGCCAATTTTCTTCAACACAATGGAAGATGCGGGTGCTTTACCTATCGAGATTGACGTTGCAAACATGAACATGGGCGACGAAATCGTTCTTAAGATTGATCATGCTGCTGCGAAAGTTTCTGCGTCTAAAGACGGTGCTGTAATTGCTGAAGCTGACCTTAAAACTCCAGTTCTTCTAGATGAAGTTCGTGCGGGTGGTCGTATCAACTTAATCGTTGGTCGTGGTTTAACGACTAAAGCGCGTGAAGAATTAGGTCTTGCACCTTCTACATTGTTCCGTACTCCAGTTCAGCCTGCTGCAACGGGTAAAGGCTTCACTCAAGCACAGAAAATGGTTGGTCGCGCTTGTGGTCTTCCTGAAGGTCAAGGTGTTCTTCCTGGGACTTACTGCGAACCTAAGATGACGACTGTTGGTTCTCAAGATACAACAGGTCCAATGACTCGTGATGAATTGAAAGACTTGGCTTGCCTAGGCTTCTCTGCTGACCTTGTTATGCAATCATTCTGTCATACAGCTGCGTATCCAAAACCAGTTGACGTTCAAATGCAACACACGCTTCCTGATTTCATCATGAACCGTGGTGGTGTGTCTTTACGCCCAGGTGACGGTATTATTCACTCTTGGTTAAACCGTATGCTTCTTCCAGATACTGTTGGTACTGGTGGTGACTCACATACTCGTTTCCCAATTGGTATTTCTTTCCCAGCGGGTTCTGGTCTTGTAGCGTTCGCTGCAGCAACTGGTGTTATGCCACTGGATATGCCTGAATCTGTACTTGTTAAGTTCAAAGGTAAAATGCAACCTGGTATCACGCTTCGTGACCTTGTACATGCAATTCCTTACGTTGCGATTCAGCAAGGTGACTTAACTGTAGAGAAGAAAGGTAAGAAAAACATCTTCTCTGGTCGTATTTTAGAAATCGACTTAACAGAAATGGAAACTGACTTAACGGTTGAGCAAGCATTCGAATTGTCTGATGCATCTGCTGAACGTTCAGCTGCTGGTTGTTCGATCACACTTTCTGAAGAGAAAGTTGCTGAATACCTTCGTTCAAACATCACTATGCTTAAGTGGATGATTTCTGAAGGTTATGGCGATGCGCGTACAATGGCTCGTCGTGTTGAGAACATGGAAAAATGGTTGGCTAACCCAAGCTTAATCAAAGCGGATCCAGATGCTGAATACACTAAAGTGTATGAAATCGATCTTGCTACAATCACTGAACCTGTTCTTTGCTGTCCAAACGATCCAGATGACGCGAAATTGTTATCTGACGTTCAAGGCGTGAAAATTGACGAAGTATTCGTTGGTTCATGTATGACAAACATCGGTCACTTCCGTGCAACTGGTAAGTTGTTAGAGAAAGTTCCTGGTGGCGTATTGTCAACTCGTTTGTGGATTGCTCCACCAACACGTATGGATGAACGTCAATTGATGGAAGAAGGTTTCTATAACATCTATGGTAAAGCTGGCGCGCGTACTGAAATGCCAGGTTGTTCATTGTGTATGGGTAACCAAGCACGTGTAGCGCCGAACACAACGTGTGTATCGACTTCTACTCGTAACTTCCCGAACCGTCTAGGTCAAGGTGCGAACGTTTACTTAGCGTCTGCTGAACTTGCTTCTGTTGCTGCTGTATTGGGTAAATTACCTTCTCCAGAAGAATATCAACAGTATGCAGCTCAAATCGACAGCATGTCTGGTGATATTTACCAATACATGAACTTCGATAAGATGGGCGACTATACTGACGCTGCTAAAGATGTTGATACCAAGAAAATTGCTGCTGCTCAATTAAGCTAA
- a CDS encoding translocation/assembly module TamB domain-containing protein, translating to MSDEVEPLKDQDTPEQMQKQRRWLRSILLWLLMLIVLFVAALAVMFSTDKGSKFLLDRALSAQQIIKYEYEAGNLLQGIILKNVLVSLKTVDVKIDRADVSLGWRAIFDKEVHLSHADVKNLRIINKSPPSNEPFKFSTIKLPFILRVDKAEVDHLVIQTSTTQVNFDDVALKNGLWSGTELTFEDTKLDMGYLSVRDAKGRMDFEGKYPLNATGIVNLPSLESLNIKDIYLDARGSLDTIKAGVATNTPDLLTGWVVVHPVRDRVPMKGALNFKDYHWPLLVDQALLSKKGIAKFQGDIDRLNLDINTDISGKNIPEGQYTALAHTDLVNQLDISNLNGQLMKGAVNVSGVVSWQDFVHWDLKGRLDKISPEDKVIPQAIRDFLPPSLDGNIASTGDLKTGMTVNGSLDFDKYETWNVTLNQAEQKTKKPEPMLLDVSWKNIDRAMPYIGWLSSDQGEAKLTLIENQQDIQVATQVKQNEKGYLPEGHYEAKLDLKGNILNVPAFQYRAAKGGLNGSAVVELPDEKRQLKWNALLNAQDFNPQSITASAPINLLNGQVKANGYALPNQQIVVLDSINLTGRLANQAKSETVKLTGRSTAALLFHDEKSGGAFKSFGVNYDGHLQASQLPQGDGVLKLRVSGTPELINISELEHNGIAGRISARGLLNLSQGIGWDINASLVRFKPQYFVANVNGELSGNLQSKGLWSDQIKRINVSRLNLAGVINKKPLRAQGNLAVLINNDQKGFLPQQFEANNLFVSFAQNQLQATGNAQNLRLKINAPALYEIYPGLRGKAQGYINVQSRPRLSATANLNVYNFGFNNTFSIKKLSLQGELPTSDTVTSKMTASMDSLRSGGREIQFGELSISGTRKAHILYLRGWNYYSKFYVQLAGGFNAKNDWVGQIQHGLFDSVRAKLTQAQNAPVIFNRQKSEVYVGQHCWSSKQSKICFDQPIRASKTHGNISFLTQNLDLGDFQAFMPEGFAITGKLNGYAKASWANGTKPKLDARLVTRSGKLGISAENPDDVGSTMDYEEVSLIAKSVQEGLLMRLDLKAPNIGTGYANVVIDPYSDAKPMRGEVAFDKVQLKILKPFIADLRSIDGVLSVAGKVGGTLNKPSFNGNLRLRNGSVSMISLPVNLTNIELYSAINNDSGTIDGAFNSGAGVGKLKGKFEWKDEPHIFLDLKGDNLRIRQTPLIDAKLKIVDKNDEGITLDVWPNSKKLTVKGAIEVPEALISMPESTAAVVPLSADVRVVRAGDDQLALLKAAQPWDIRADVDVRLGTKVIFQGFNSKINLLGRVYLTQRGRETAMRANGIIGVAQRVKIEAYGQSLDLNRAIARFNGALSNPTLDVDANKSISGSIVGVRVTGTANNPNIDVYNDAGLSKQEAMNALVSGRINEGSSGLSNEQGFKSDVNNTIAAAGISLGLGGTRAFTNQIGQSFGLSGLALDAQGTGDDTQVSVTGYITPDLFLRYGVGVFTPVNKLTLRYQMNKRLYLEASQSLEKAIDVFYNWKF from the coding sequence ATGTCGGATGAAGTAGAACCTTTAAAAGATCAAGACACACCAGAACAAATGCAAAAGCAGAGACGGTGGCTACGGAGTATTTTACTGTGGCTACTGATGCTTATTGTATTGTTTGTTGCAGCATTAGCGGTGATGTTTTCAACGGATAAAGGTAGTAAATTTCTACTTGATCGTGCATTATCAGCGCAGCAAATTATTAAATATGAATATGAAGCAGGTAATTTACTGCAAGGGATTATTCTCAAAAATGTGCTGGTGAGCTTAAAAACAGTCGATGTCAAAATTGATCGTGCCGATGTGTCTTTGGGGTGGCGCGCGATTTTTGACAAAGAAGTCCATTTAAGTCATGCCGATGTGAAAAATTTAAGAATTATCAATAAATCTCCTCCAAGTAATGAACCTTTTAAATTCAGCACGATTAAATTGCCTTTTATACTGCGGGTCGATAAGGCTGAAGTAGATCATCTTGTTATTCAAACTTCGACTACACAAGTCAATTTTGATGATGTCGCTTTAAAAAATGGGTTGTGGTCAGGTACAGAATTGACCTTTGAAGATACCAAATTAGACATGGGCTATTTGTCTGTCAGAGATGCCAAAGGGCGAATGGATTTTGAAGGAAAATATCCGCTCAATGCGACAGGTATTGTCAATTTACCATCATTAGAAAGTTTAAATATTAAAGATATCTATTTAGATGCACGGGGATCACTGGATACGATCAAAGCAGGTGTAGCGACAAATACACCAGATTTGTTGACAGGTTGGGTAGTGGTTCATCCTGTACGTGATCGAGTGCCGATGAAAGGTGCTTTAAATTTTAAAGATTACCATTGGCCCTTACTTGTTGATCAAGCGTTATTGTCAAAAAAAGGGATTGCTAAATTCCAAGGAGATATTGACCGTTTAAATCTAGATATCAATACGGATATTAGTGGTAAAAATATTCCAGAAGGTCAATACACGGCATTGGCGCATACAGATTTAGTCAATCAACTGGATATCTCTAATCTCAATGGTCAGCTCATGAAAGGTGCGGTCAACGTGTCCGGTGTGGTGAGCTGGCAAGATTTTGTACATTGGGATTTAAAAGGACGTTTAGATAAAATTAGTCCAGAAGACAAAGTTATTCCACAAGCGATACGTGATTTTCTACCGCCAAGTTTAGATGGCAATATTGCCTCAACAGGTGACCTCAAAACAGGTATGACGGTCAATGGATCACTTGATTTTGACAAATATGAAACATGGAATGTCACCCTCAATCAGGCAGAGCAAAAAACTAAAAAACCTGAACCGATGTTGCTTGATGTGTCATGGAAAAATATCGACCGTGCAATGCCATATATCGGTTGGTTAAGTAGTGATCAAGGTGAGGCGAAATTAACCCTGATTGAAAATCAGCAAGATATCCAAGTGGCAACTCAAGTTAAGCAAAATGAAAAAGGCTATTTACCTGAAGGTCATTATGAGGCAAAGCTTGATTTAAAAGGCAATATCTTAAATGTTCCAGCTTTCCAATATCGTGCGGCTAAAGGTGGATTAAATGGCAGTGCAGTGGTTGAGCTTCCTGATGAAAAGCGACAATTGAAATGGAATGCGTTGCTCAATGCCCAAGATTTCAATCCGCAGTCTATTACCGCATCAGCACCAATTAATTTGCTCAATGGTCAAGTCAAAGCCAATGGTTATGCCTTGCCGAATCAGCAAATTGTGGTCTTGGATTCAATTAATTTAACAGGTCGTCTGGCCAATCAAGCAAAATCTGAAACTGTAAAACTTACAGGACGAAGCACAGCAGCGCTTTTATTCCATGATGAAAAGTCTGGTGGTGCGTTTAAAAGCTTTGGTGTGAATTATGATGGGCATTTACAAGCCAGCCAATTACCTCAAGGGGACGGAGTGCTGAAACTGCGTGTTTCAGGTACACCAGAGCTGATTAATATTAGTGAACTTGAGCACAACGGTATTGCAGGACGAATTTCTGCTCGTGGTTTGTTGAATTTAAGCCAAGGTATTGGTTGGGATATCAATGCTTCATTGGTACGCTTTAAACCTCAATATTTTGTTGCCAATGTGAATGGTGAGCTTTCGGGTAATTTACAAAGCAAAGGCTTGTGGTCAGATCAAATTAAACGAATTAATGTCAGTCGATTAAACTTGGCAGGTGTGATCAATAAAAAGCCTTTACGTGCACAAGGAAATCTGGCTGTACTGATCAATAATGATCAGAAAGGTTTCTTACCACAACAATTTGAAGCCAATAATCTTTTCGTTTCCTTTGCTCAGAACCAATTGCAAGCAACGGGGAATGCTCAAAATTTACGTTTAAAAATTAATGCACCAGCACTTTATGAGATTTATCCTGGACTTCGTGGTAAGGCGCAAGGTTATATTAATGTGCAATCGCGTCCAAGGTTAAGTGCGACAGCAAATTTGAATGTGTACAATTTTGGTTTTAACAATACATTCAGTATTAAAAAATTAAGTTTACAAGGCGAGTTACCCACTTCTGACACTGTGACATCGAAAATGACTGCCAGTATGGATAGCTTACGCAGTGGCGGTCGTGAGATCCAATTCGGTGAATTGTCAATTTCAGGGACTCGTAAAGCACATATCTTGTACTTACGTGGTTGGAATTATTATTCAAAATTCTATGTTCAGCTGGCTGGTGGTTTTAATGCAAAAAATGATTGGGTTGGTCAGATTCAACATGGTTTGTTTGACTCCGTGCGTGCCAAACTGACACAGGCACAAAATGCACCAGTCATTTTTAATCGTCAAAAATCTGAAGTTTATGTAGGGCAACATTGCTGGTCGAGTAAACAAAGTAAAATTTGTTTTGATCAGCCGATTCGTGCGAGTAAAACTCACGGCAACATCTCATTTTTAACTCAAAATTTAGATTTGGGTGATTTCCAAGCCTTTATGCCAGAAGGTTTTGCAATTACAGGTAAGCTTAATGGGTATGCAAAAGCCTCTTGGGCAAATGGAACCAAACCGAAGTTAGATGCACGATTAGTCACACGTTCAGGAAAATTAGGGATCTCGGCTGAAAATCCTGATGATGTCGGCTCTACCATGGATTATGAAGAAGTCAGCCTGATTGCAAAAAGTGTTCAGGAAGGATTGCTTATGCGTCTGGATCTTAAAGCGCCGAATATTGGTACAGGTTATGCCAATGTGGTGATCGATCCATACTCAGATGCTAAACCTATGCGTGGCGAAGTTGCCTTCGATAAAGTTCAGTTGAAAATTTTAAAACCATTTATTGCAGATTTACGTTCGATTGATGGTGTATTGTCTGTGGCCGGTAAAGTCGGTGGCACATTGAATAAACCTTCCTTCAACGGTAATTTAAGACTTAGAAATGGTTCAGTGAGCATGATTTCATTGCCTGTAAACTTAACCAATATTGAACTGTATTCTGCCATCAATAATGACTCTGGAACCATTGATGGCGCATTTAATAGCGGTGCAGGTGTAGGTAAACTCAAAGGTAAATTTGAGTGGAAAGATGAACCGCATATTTTCCTTGATTTAAAAGGTGATAACTTACGTATACGCCAAACACCGCTCATTGATGCCAAATTAAAAATCGTCGATAAAAACGATGAAGGCATTACACTCGATGTATGGCCGAATAGTAAAAAACTTACCGTCAAAGGTGCAATTGAAGTTCCAGAAGCGCTGATTTCAATGCCAGAATCAACAGCTGCAGTTGTACCGCTTTCAGCCGATGTACGTGTGGTTCGTGCGGGTGATGATCAATTGGCACTGCTTAAGGCAGCGCAACCTTGGGATATCCGTGCCGATGTCGATGTAAGACTCGGAACCAAAGTAATCTTCCAAGGCTTTAACAGTAAAATTAACTTGCTTGGACGTGTTTATTTAACGCAACGTGGTAGAGAAACGGCAATGCGTGCTAACGGTATTATTGGTGTAGCACAGCGTGTGAAAATTGAAGCATATGGGCAATCTTTAGATTTAAATCGCGCGATTGCTCGTTTTAACGGTGCATTGTCCAATCCTACTTTGGATGTCGATGCCAATAAGTCCATTTCGGGTTCAATCGTTGGTGTTCGAGTTACGGGTACTGCAAATAATCCAAATATTGATGTTTATAACGATGCAGGACTATCAAAACAAGAAGCGATGAATGCTTTGGTGAGTGGTCGTATTAATGAAGGTTCAAGTGGTTTAAGCAACGAACAAGGCTTTAAATCTGACGTAAACAATACCATTGCAGCAGCAGGGATCAGTTTGGGCTTAGGTGGAACACGTGCCTTTACCAATCAGATTGGTCAAAGCTTTGGTCTAAGCGGTTTGGCTTTGGATGCGCAAGGAACAGGTGATGACACTCAAGTCAGTGTAACGGGTTATATTACACCAGACTTGTTCTTACGTTACGGTGTGGGAGTATTCACACCCGTCAATAAACTGACTTTGCGTTATCAGATGAATAAACGGTTGTATTTAGAGGCGAGTCAATCTTTGGAAAAAGCGATTGACGTGTTCTATAACTGGAAATTCTAA
- a CDS encoding autotransporter assembly complex protein TamA: MPAKIKFKKSMLAHCIHHIFNTNDINKLLCASVFLSVFATPSLYAAENVENEVTLTPSNAPVATEENKEALVKAAQQQGLPDNKIDQIDEKVQSLQNGTHVDSLKMLQQQERNVGLGNEFKPIQFDELENLPETAVDPNLAAQINQEAEQAKAEAEAFRAGISQAAEVAVSDANQTELTAISQAPVNIDQLIQEIQADNKVSATAQDANIDDSEIGEVKEDKDKNFFQRLIGKLNPRKANGVQIPRISVSVTGGSELLNANIKAKLSSFPEESFKADPQAAIPQLRTLANQAAQAVGYYEAEFKFNVNGDSGVKVTVTPNSPVLIREQNIDFTGAGSKLAQFQVIKVLPDQEPGDIFNHGSYEQTKAKISDAATNNGFFDGYWRMHDVMVARPDNKADINLKYETGSRYKMGDVEFRMSDPKKKLPIREEILRTLAPWKEGADYTGWRVNVLASNLTNTRYFNYTMVDAIKPDPIDKPLELPPDLQALVDDQNISESLLTQNKEKKKLAPETEQGKQVAADENQFAGVNDQELDQSAREAQALQKQKQTETESLQDKARADKKIPVIVTLNADRLNSLEAGIGYGTDTGVRLRSQYRRAIVNDRGHSFDANLELSQIRQSIDTRYNIPYKHPLNDYFGLVAGYERESRDTLGNGLDLVVESAVLGADRIIKGARKDWQHILGVRYRLDRVSVDGDLDAPIDIDDIPDAFLAPGASTKQQSLLLGYEATKTISDNRVNPTRGFKQNYKIQAGSKSLLSDADMVIANANWKFLYSLGENNDHQFVGGLNAGYIFTNEFEKVPYNLRFFAGGDQSLRGFDYKSLSPEDSGFKIGGQALAVGTLEYNYQFKEGWRAAVFGDYGNAFDKSFSNPAEYSLGLGIRWTSPIGPIRLDVAAGLSDPDRPIRMHFFIGSQL; this comes from the coding sequence ATGCCTGCAAAAATTAAATTTAAGAAATCAATGCTTGCTCATTGTATACATCATATATTTAACACGAATGATATCAATAAATTGTTGTGTGCTAGTGTTTTTTTGAGTGTATTTGCTACACCTTCACTCTATGCAGCAGAAAATGTAGAAAATGAAGTCACACTTACTCCTAGTAATGCTCCAGTTGCAACAGAAGAAAATAAAGAAGCATTGGTAAAAGCTGCACAACAACAAGGCTTACCAGACAATAAAATTGATCAAATTGATGAAAAAGTTCAATCGCTACAAAATGGCACGCATGTTGATAGCTTAAAAATGCTTCAACAACAAGAGCGTAATGTCGGTTTGGGTAATGAATTTAAACCCATTCAATTTGATGAATTAGAAAATTTACCTGAAACGGCAGTCGATCCAAATTTAGCTGCTCAGATTAATCAAGAAGCAGAACAAGCCAAAGCTGAGGCTGAAGCATTTCGTGCAGGTATATCTCAAGCAGCAGAAGTAGCAGTCAGTGATGCAAATCAAACAGAACTCACCGCAATTTCACAGGCACCAGTCAATATTGATCAGCTAATCCAAGAGATTCAAGCTGATAATAAGGTCTCTGCAACTGCACAAGACGCAAATATTGATGATTCAGAAATTGGCGAAGTTAAAGAAGATAAAGATAAGAATTTCTTTCAAAGACTCATAGGTAAGTTAAATCCACGAAAAGCGAATGGAGTTCAAATTCCACGTATTTCAGTGAGTGTAACGGGTGGTTCAGAACTATTAAATGCCAATATTAAAGCAAAACTGTCTAGCTTCCCTGAGGAGTCTTTTAAGGCAGATCCGCAAGCAGCAATTCCTCAATTAAGAACGTTGGCCAATCAGGCAGCCCAAGCTGTGGGATATTATGAGGCCGAATTCAAATTTAATGTGAATGGAGACTCTGGCGTCAAAGTGACAGTAACACCCAACAGTCCAGTGCTGATTCGTGAACAAAATATTGACTTTACAGGTGCTGGATCAAAATTAGCACAGTTTCAAGTGATTAAGGTTCTTCCTGACCAAGAACCGGGGGATATTTTTAATCACGGTAGTTATGAACAAACCAAAGCTAAAATAAGTGATGCGGCGACCAATAACGGATTCTTTGATGGTTATTGGCGTATGCACGATGTTATGGTCGCTCGCCCCGATAACAAAGCAGATATCAATTTAAAATATGAAACTGGCTCACGTTATAAAATGGGTGATGTCGAATTTCGTATGAGTGATCCTAAGAAAAAATTGCCTATACGTGAAGAAATTCTTAGAACACTTGCACCTTGGAAAGAAGGTGCTGATTACACTGGTTGGCGTGTGAATGTGTTGGCAAGTAATCTGACCAATACCCGTTATTTTAACTACACCATGGTCGATGCTATAAAACCTGATCCAATAGATAAACCTTTAGAGTTACCACCAGATTTACAGGCTTTGGTCGATGATCAAAATATCTCTGAATCGTTACTCACACAAAATAAAGAAAAGAAAAAACTTGCACCTGAAACAGAACAAGGTAAACAGGTTGCTGCAGATGAAAATCAATTTGCAGGCGTTAATGACCAGGAATTGGACCAGAGTGCTCGAGAAGCTCAAGCGCTTCAAAAGCAGAAACAAACAGAGACTGAGAGTTTACAAGACAAAGCCCGAGCTGATAAAAAAATCCCAGTGATTGTGACTTTAAATGCTGATCGATTAAATAGCTTAGAGGCGGGTATCGGTTATGGAACAGATACGGGTGTTCGATTACGTAGTCAGTATCGTCGTGCCATAGTCAATGATCGTGGTCATTCCTTTGACGCCAACTTAGAGTTATCACAAATTCGTCAATCGATTGATACCCGTTATAACATTCCCTATAAACATCCTTTGAATGATTATTTTGGCTTGGTTGCAGGTTATGAACGAGAAAGCCGTGACACACTGGGGAACGGTTTAGATTTAGTCGTAGAATCGGCTGTTTTGGGGGCTGACCGCATTATTAAAGGTGCACGTAAAGATTGGCAACATATTTTGGGTGTACGTTATCGTTTAGACCGTGTATCGGTCGATGGCGATTTGGATGCGCCAATTGATATTGATGATATTCCTGATGCATTTCTTGCACCTGGTGCGAGTACAAAACAGCAGTCACTTTTATTGGGTTATGAAGCCACCAAAACTATCAGTGATAACCGTGTCAATCCAACACGTGGCTTTAAACAAAACTATAAAATTCAGGCAGGCAGTAAAAGTCTGTTATCTGATGCAGATATGGTGATTGCCAATGCGAATTGGAAGTTTTTATATTCTCTGGGTGAAAATAATGACCACCAATTTGTAGGTGGTTTAAATGCAGGCTATATTTTTACCAATGAATTTGAGAAAGTTCCATACAATTTACGCTTCTTTGCCGGTGGTGACCAAAGCTTACGTGGCTTTGATTATAAGAGTTTATCTCCTGAAGATTCAGGATTTAAAATTGGTGGTCAAGCATTGGCAGTGGGAACTTTGGAATACAATTATCAATTCAAAGAAGGTTGGAGAGCCGCCGTTTTTGGGGATTATGGAAATGCATTTGATAAAAGTTTTTCCAATCCAGCAGAATATAGCTTAGGTTTGGGTATACGTTGGACTTCACCAATTGGACCTATACGCTTAGATGTAGCGGCTGGTCTTTCTGATCCTGATCGTCCTATACGCATGCATTTCTTTATTGGTTCACAGTTATAA